A genomic stretch from Telopea speciosissima isolate NSW1024214 ecotype Mountain lineage chromosome 7, Tspe_v1, whole genome shotgun sequence includes:
- the LOC122667821 gene encoding pleckstrin homology domain-containing protein 1-like: MASLWQAVTGAGPLADDYAGVEFWLNPERTGWLTKQGEYIKTWRRRWFVLKQGKLFWFKDSYVTRISKPRGVIPVGNCLTVKGAEDVLNKQFAFELSTSRETMYFIADSDKEKEEWINSIGRSIVQHSRSVTDNEVVDYDSKR, from the coding sequence ATGGCGAGTCTCTGGCAAGCCGTGACAGGTGCAGGTCCGTTAGCAGACGATTACGCTGGTGTGGAGTTCTGGTTGAACCCGGAGCGCACCGGGTGGCTGACAAAGCAAGGAGAGTATATAAAGACATGGCGTCGGCGGTGGTTCGTGTTGAAACAAGGCAAGCTCTTCTGGTTCAAAGATTCATATGTTACGCGTATCTCTAAGCCTCGAGGAGTCATCCCTGTTGGTAATTGCCTCACCGTCAAAGGTGCTGAAGATGTTCTCAACAAGCAGTTCGCTTTCGAGCTCTCTACCAGCAGAGAGACCATGTACTTTATTGCCGATTCCgacaaggagaaagaggagtgGATCAACTCTATCGGTCGTTCAATCGTTCAGCACTCGAGATCTGTTACCGATAACGAAGTCGTTGATTACGATAGCAAGCGGTGA